ACTAGAGACATTTGCTGTTGCAAACTCCGTTCACGGCAGTGGCACAGGACCAGTTCTCTTTGCCTCATTCTCATTTGATAGAAATCAAGAGTCTGTGCTGGTTATTCCTAAGGTTGTTGTTGGACAGAAAGGTCTGCAATCCTGGATTACATGGATTGGCGATATACCTCAGCCTCTTCTTCCAGAAAAGCGTGAAAATATCTCACAAGGTGCCTTCACATTTGGTGATGGAAGCATCAGCACAGCAGCGTGGAAAGAGCGCGTTGCACAAGCAATCACACGGATTGAAACAACAAAGGTCGACAAGGTTGTTCTAGCAAGAGATCTTCTTGCAACAACGAGTGCAGATATTGATGCGCGCCCCATCCTTGCCAAACTCGCATCTGAATATCCATCGACGTGGACATTTGCAGTCGATGGTCTTGTCGGTGCAACACCTGAACTACTTCTTCGCCTCTCTCGCGGAATGGTCACATCCCGCGTCTTGGCAGGCACTATTCCAAAGACTGGCGATGATGCAAAAGATTTAGCACTTGCTGCATCCCTTGCTCGTTCTTCTAAAGATCTTGAAGAACATGAATACGCGGTGCGCTCCGTGGCCGAAGCATTGGAACCATTCTGCTCATCGACAAACGTTCCTGAATCACCTTTTGTATTGCACCTAGCCAATGTCATGCACCTTGCAACAGATGTGACGGGAGCGCTGACTGAGACCAAGCACCGCGTCGATGCTTTCTCACTACTGAAGAACTTGCATCCTTCTGCTGCTGTCTGCGGAACTCCACGCAATATTGCATTCGACATCATCGATGAAATCGAAGGAATGAACCGTGGGCGCTATGCGGGCCCTGTCGGCTGGATCGATGCCAGTGGCGATGGCGAACTAGGTATCGCACTTCGCACAGGTCAGATTACAGGCAAAGAGATTCGGATCTATGCCGGTTGCGGAATCGTTGCAGGCTCAAGCCCGGAGAAAGAGTTAGAAGAGAGCAATGCAAAGATGA
The genomic region above belongs to Candidatus Planktophila dulcis and contains:
- a CDS encoding isochorismate synthase; this translates as MPSLIPVTTNRIGDHLPLLELLPSDAPLSWVRNGEGLVGWGVHATTTVSGKDRFEKARNWWHHQLETFAVANSVHGSGTGPVLFASFSFDRNQESVLVIPKVVVGQKGLQSWITWIGDIPQPLLPEKRENISQGAFTFGDGSISTAAWKERVAQAITRIETTKVDKVVLARDLLATTSADIDARPILAKLASEYPSTWTFAVDGLVGATPELLLRLSRGMVTSRVLAGTIPKTGDDAKDLALAASLARSSKDLEEHEYAVRSVAEALEPFCSSTNVPESPFVLHLANVMHLATDVTGALTETKHRVDAFSLLKNLHPSAAVCGTPRNIAFDIIDEIEGMNRGRYAGPVGWIDASGDGELGIALRTGQITGKEIRIYAGCGIVAGSSPEKELEESNAKMIPMRSALQS